From Acidobacteriota bacterium, one genomic window encodes:
- a CDS encoding class I SAM-dependent methyltransferase, giving the protein MELNPSIRRLAGRLLPRFVRDLLDPVEARIRRETASFAATVPAGATVLDAGCGENRFKALFPGRRFVGYDRGVGDARWDYSTVDVQGDLERLALRDGSVDAAMLLVVLEHVRRPGEVVREVSRVLGPGGRLLAVVPLLWETHQEPHDYFRFTRHGIRFLLEEAGLEPQRVEPLGGFFTLAARRSVNLLAFFQRSWRWVFFVLLAPFFGFLFPLLLRALDPLDRDRAFTLAYVVHARKSPS; this is encoded by the coding sequence ATGGAGCTCAACCCCTCGATCCGGCGGCTGGCGGGGCGGCTGTTGCCCCGGTTCGTCCGGGACCTTCTGGACCCGGTGGAAGCCCGGATCCGCCGCGAGACGGCCTCCTTTGCCGCAACCGTGCCGGCCGGCGCCACAGTGTTGGACGCCGGCTGCGGCGAGAACCGCTTCAAGGCCCTGTTCCCGGGACGCCGCTTCGTCGGTTACGACCGGGGGGTGGGCGACGCCCGATGGGACTACTCGACCGTGGACGTGCAGGGCGACCTGGAGCGCCTGGCTCTGCGGGACGGCTCGGTGGACGCCGCGATGCTGCTGGTGGTCCTGGAACACGTCCGCCGGCCGGGGGAGGTCGTTCGCGAGGTGTCGCGGGTCCTCGGGCCCGGGGGACGCCTCCTGGCCGTCGTCCCGCTCCTCTGGGAAACGCATCAGGAACCCCACGACTACTTCCGCTTCACCCGCCACGGCATCCGCTTCCTCCTGGAGGAAGCCGGCCTGGAACCCCAGCGCGTCGAACCCCTCGGCGGCTTCTTCACCCTCGCCGCCCGCCGGAGCGTCAACCTCCTCGCCTTCTTCCAGCGTTCCTGGCGGTGGGTCTTCTTCGTCCTGCTGGCCCCCTTCTTCGGCTTCCTCTTCCCGCTCCTCCTCCGCGCCCTCGACCCCCTCGACCGCGACCGGGCCTTCACCCTCGCCTACGTGGTGCACGCCCGCAAGTCGCCTTCCTGA
- the lepB gene encoding signal peptidase I, translating into MAAKERKKEKTPGKKPDEAAVPLVVKTAWDTFHEYMVAILVCIVIALFVVTFIVHPMAVPTESMQPPGIDTRIPGTDETYARYGLMVGDRLLVDKFSVLANQSSLCRFLGLNHPIRRGDVVVFKTPDRAHYLIPYVKRVIGLPGESIVITENRVYIDDKVSGFRELREPYAHYDRHGDGQPVSFRCDIPSGHYFMMGDNRDNSSDSRVWGPVPEEYIFGKPLLILWSFPDNEIVQKAFPDGRYQRGVHTITDIGDVLTLYFYRLIYFYETRWSRMFHFVPRGNCSFIDAPMPPAPAAQASAPAVLPAAGAPR; encoded by the coding sequence ATGGCCGCGAAGGAACGAAAGAAAGAGAAAACGCCCGGGAAGAAACCCGACGAAGCCGCCGTGCCGCTCGTGGTCAAGACGGCCTGGGACACCTTCCACGAGTACATGGTGGCCATCCTGGTCTGCATCGTCATCGCCCTGTTCGTGGTGACTTTCATCGTCCACCCCATGGCCGTCCCCACGGAGTCCATGCAGCCGCCGGGGATCGACACCCGGATTCCCGGCACCGACGAGACCTACGCCAGGTACGGCCTCATGGTGGGGGACCGCCTCCTGGTGGACAAGTTCTCCGTCCTGGCCAACCAGTCCTCCCTGTGCCGCTTCCTCGGCCTGAACCACCCCATCCGCCGCGGCGACGTGGTGGTCTTCAAGACCCCCGACCGGGCCCACTACCTGATCCCCTACGTCAAGCGGGTCATCGGCCTGCCCGGGGAGTCCATCGTCATCACCGAGAACCGGGTCTACATCGACGACAAGGTCAGCGGCTTCCGGGAACTGCGCGAGCCCTACGCCCACTACGACCGGCACGGGGACGGGCAGCCCGTTTCCTTCCGCTGCGACATCCCCTCCGGGCACTACTTCATGATGGGCGACAACCGGGACAACAGCTCCGACAGCCGCGTCTGGGGCCCGGTCCCCGAGGAGTACATCTTCGGGAAGCCGCTGCTGATCCTCTGGTCCTTCCCCGACAACGAAATCGTTCAGAAGGCGTTCCCTGACGGGCGCTACCAGCGGGGCGTCCACACCATCACCGACATCGGGGACGTCCTCACGCTCTACTTCTACCGGCTCATCTACTTCTACGAAACCCGCTGGAGCCGGATGTTCCACTTCGTCCCCCGTGGCAACTGTTCCTTCATCGACGCCCCGATGCCCCCGGCACCGGCTGCTCAGGCCTCCGCACCCGCCGTCCTCCCCGCCGCCGGCGCCCCCCGCTGA
- a CDS encoding fumarate hydratase: MPLKEHFLELLRRAATDLPPDVEKALRTARDAEPEGTRGRSALDTILENTAMAREGSTPLCQDTGTLILYIDYPENGSERVLREAALEAAAEATKRAYLRPNAVDPVSGKNSGNNIGVNHPFMHFHQWDRPETRVRVILKGGGCENVGAQYRLPDMSIGAGRDLKGVRRCIIDAVLKAQGYGCAPGILGVGVGGDRTASYLLSKEVFFRRLGERNASEPLAALEAELEESLNTLNIGPMGFGGKTTTLGVFIGAQHRHPASFFVSVSYMCWAFRRKTMFLDPQGEATYED, from the coding sequence ATGCCCCTGAAGGAACACTTCCTCGAGTTGCTCCGGCGTGCCGCGACCGACCTTCCCCCGGACGTGGAGAAGGCCCTCCGCACCGCGCGCGACGCCGAGCCCGAAGGCACCCGGGGCCGCAGCGCCCTGGACACCATCCTGGAGAACACGGCCATGGCCCGGGAGGGGTCGACCCCCCTCTGCCAGGACACCGGCACCCTCATCCTCTACATCGACTACCCGGAGAACGGCTCCGAGCGCGTTCTCCGGGAGGCGGCCCTCGAGGCCGCCGCCGAGGCCACGAAACGCGCCTACCTCCGCCCCAACGCGGTGGATCCCGTCTCGGGGAAGAACAGCGGGAACAACATCGGGGTCAACCACCCCTTCATGCACTTCCACCAGTGGGACCGGCCCGAGACCCGCGTCCGGGTGATCCTCAAGGGCGGGGGGTGCGAGAACGTGGGCGCCCAGTACCGGCTCCCCGACATGAGCATCGGCGCCGGGCGCGACCTGAAAGGGGTCCGCCGGTGCATCATCGACGCCGTGCTGAAGGCCCAGGGTTACGGGTGCGCCCCCGGGATCCTGGGGGTGGGGGTCGGCGGCGACCGGACCGCCTCCTACCTCCTGTCCAAGGAGGTTTTTTTCCGCCGCCTGGGCGAGCGCAACGCATCCGAGCCCCTTGCCGCCCTGGAGGCGGAGCTGGAGGAGAGCCTGAACACCCTGAACATCGGGCCCATGGGATTCGGCGGCAAGACCACCACCCTGGGGGTGTTCATCGGCGCCCAGCACCGTCACCCCGCCAGCTTCTTCGTCTCCGTTTCCTACATGTGCTGGGCGTTCCGGCGAAAGACCATGTTCCTGGACCCGCAGGGGGAGGCCACCTATGAAGATTGA
- a CDS encoding fumarate hydratase C-terminal domain-containing protein — protein sequence MKIELRTPISEEDIRKLRVGDEVSLSGVIVTARDMAHKLMVEEKPDFIRPHLKGGVIYHCGPIVRKDEDGAWHFVSAGPTTSSREEPYQADVVGEYGVRGVIGKGGMREKTMAGLVKHGAVYFHAVGGAGTLLARRAGKVVTVFKLEEFGAPEAFWVVEVEHFPLVVTMDSHGGSLHDLVLKDSSERVAKILG from the coding sequence ATGAAGATTGAACTGAGGACACCCATCTCCGAGGAGGACATCCGCAAGCTCCGCGTGGGGGATGAGGTCAGCCTGTCCGGCGTGATCGTCACCGCCCGCGACATGGCCCACAAGCTCATGGTGGAGGAGAAACCCGACTTCATCCGGCCCCACCTCAAGGGCGGCGTGATCTACCACTGCGGGCCCATCGTGCGCAAGGACGAGGACGGCGCATGGCATTTCGTCTCGGCGGGGCCGACCACCTCCAGCCGCGAGGAGCCCTACCAGGCCGACGTCGTCGGCGAGTACGGCGTCCGGGGCGTGATCGGGAAGGGCGGAATGCGGGAAAAGACCATGGCGGGCCTGGTGAAACACGGCGCCGTCTACTTCCACGCCGTCGGCGGCGCGGGGACTCTCCTGGCCCGCCGGGCCGGCAAGGTGGTCACCGTGTTCAAGCTGGAGGAGTTCGGCGCCCCCGAGGCCTTCTGGGTGGTGGAGGTGGAGCACTTCCCGCTGGTGGTCACCATGGACTCCCACGGCGGGAGCCTGCACGACCTGGTCCTGAAGGACTCGTCGGAACGCGTGGCGAAAATCCTGGGCTGA